The following proteins are co-located in the Rattus norvegicus strain BN/NHsdMcwi chromosome X, GRCr8, whole genome shotgun sequence genome:
- the Tspan6 gene encoding tetraspanin-6 produces MASPSRRLQTKPVITCFKSVLLIYTFIFWITGVILLAVGIWGKVSLENYFSLLNEKATNVPFVLIGTGTVIILLGTFGCFATCRASAWMLKLYAMFLTLIFLVELVAAIVGFVFRHEIKNSFKSNYENALKEYNSTRDYRSEAVDKIQSTLHCCGVTNYRDWKGTNYYSETGFPKSCCKLEGCYPQRDADKVNEEGCFIKVMTTIESEMGVVAGISFGVACFQLIGIFLAYCLSRAITNNQYEIV; encoded by the exons ATGGCGTCCCCATCTCGGAGACTGCAGACCAAGCCAGTCATTACTTGTTTCAAAAGCGTTCTCTTGATCTACACTTTCATCTTTTGG ATCACTGGTGTTATCCTTCTTGCCGTTGGCATTTGGGGCAAGGTGAGCCTGGAAAATTATTTTTCCCTCTTAAATGAGAAGGCCACCAATGTGCCTTTTGTGCTCATTGGCACAGGCACTGTCATTATTCTCTTGGGCACCTTTGGTTGTTTTGCTACCTGCCGAGCCTCAGCATGGATGCTGAAACTG TATGCGATGTTTCTGACTCTCATTTTTTTGGTCGAGCTAGTTGCAGCCATTGTAGGATTTGTTTTCAGACATGAG ATTAAGAACAGCTTCAAAAGTAACTACGAAAATGCTCTGAAGGAGTACAACTCCACAAGAGACTATAGAAGTGAAGCTGTAGACAAGATCCAAAGTACG ttgcATTGCTGTGGGGTCACCAATTACAGGGATTGGAAAGGTACAAACTATTACTCAGAAACAGGATTTCCCAAGAGCTGCTGTAAACTGGAAGGCTGTTATCCACAGAGAGATGCAGATAAAGTCAACGAAGAG GGTTGTTTCATAAAGGTAATGACAACTATAGAGTCAGAAATGGGAGTCGTTGCTGGAATTTCTTTTGGAGTTGCTTGCTTTCAG